From a region of the Candidatus Jettenia caeni genome:
- a CDS encoding putative sugar transferase, giving the protein MYFFSPSSKKKVFLLLGDILIVLITFYITVFIKIKIFDPFNFKLILPKFNWWAFTLISLSPIIFYIFELYNKSRWENNTKLLLYISFAVLITSSIVAFLSYIFVFNMVIGRAILLFYSIFSILLLFAWRKLFVNVFSKSEYLKEKVLLIGDGAIVNDIESIVKTYKIIPYDLKIIRNYSENRGTDYVSDSISTQSLFDMVVDNKFNTIVVACSLNDFPLLRKWLFDMKFSGIAIYDALYFYEALSAKIPISSIKDSWFLFHNQGKKFNPFLYSRIKRIMDILLSLCGIIILSPLILLIGLAIKLSSKGPIFFKQERLGQNEKPFTILKFRTMIVDAEKGGPKWSDKNDSRVTKVGRPLRKCRFDELPQLFNILKGEMSFIGTRPIRKFFAEKLAKDIPYYRLRFIIKPGLTGWAQVQGRYFDNNEEQKEKLEYDLFYIQNQSLFFDLFIVLKTVSTVLFWKGQ; this is encoded by the coding sequence ATGTATTTCTTTTCTCCTAGTAGTAAAAAAAAGGTATTTCTTTTATTAGGTGATATACTCATTGTTCTTATTACCTTTTATATAACAGTGTTTATTAAAATAAAGATTTTTGATCCTTTTAATTTTAAGCTTATTCTGCCAAAGTTCAATTGGTGGGCTTTTACCTTGATATCCCTTTCTCCAATAATTTTTTATATTTTTGAACTCTACAATAAAAGTCGTTGGGAAAACAATACAAAACTCCTTCTTTATATAAGCTTTGCAGTTTTAATTACTTCAAGTATTGTTGCATTTCTCTCCTACATCTTTGTTTTTAATATGGTAATCGGCAGAGCAATTCTATTGTTTTATTCTATATTTAGCATATTGTTGCTATTTGCCTGGCGCAAACTCTTTGTAAATGTCTTCTCTAAATCGGAATATCTAAAGGAGAAAGTACTGCTTATTGGTGATGGAGCTATAGTAAATGATATTGAGTCCATTGTTAAAACATATAAGATTATTCCTTATGATTTAAAGATTATCAGAAATTATTCAGAGAACCGTGGAACAGACTATGTGAGTGATTCAATATCCACCCAAAGCCTTTTTGATATGGTTGTTGACAATAAATTTAATACCATTGTTGTTGCATGTAGTCTCAATGATTTTCCCCTATTGAGAAAATGGCTTTTCGATATGAAATTTAGCGGTATTGCCATTTACGATGCCCTCTATTTTTATGAGGCATTGTCTGCTAAAATACCAATAAGCAGCATTAAGGATTCTTGGTTTTTATTCCATAATCAGGGAAAGAAGTTTAATCCTTTTCTTTACAGCAGGATAAAAAGAATTATGGATATCTTACTCTCCTTGTGTGGAATAATTATACTGTCTCCACTAATACTGCTGATAGGCCTGGCTATTAAATTATCGTCAAAAGGGCCAATCTTTTTTAAACAAGAACGCCTGGGGCAAAATGAGAAGCCGTTTACGATACTAAAATTCCGTACAATGATTGTTGATGCGGAAAAGGGCGGTCCTAAGTGGTCCGATAAAAACGATTCAAGAGTTACAAAGGTGGGTAGGCCTCTCCGTAAGTGTAGATTTGATGAATTACCTCAGCTATTCAATATCCTAAAAGGGGAGATGAGTTTTATCGGTACGCGCCCCATTCGGAAATTTTTTGCTGAAAAATTGGCCAAAGATATTCCATACTATCGACTTCGTTTCATCATAAAACCTGGACTTACTGGCTGGGCACAAGTCCAAGGCCGTTACTTTGACAATAACGAAGAACAGAAAGAGAAACTTGAGTATGATTTATTTTATATCCAAAATCAATCCCTCTTCTTTGATTTGTTTATTGTGCTGAAAACAGTATCGACAGTGTTATTTTGGAAAGGGCAATAG
- a CDS encoding putative glycosyltransferase, with product MEKKALFIANTGFALFNYRLQLMKFLSNQGWSVVAIANDEADYVNKFSNIGIRFININIDHKGKNPIADVALIWRLKSLYNQESPSLVHHFTIKPVIFGSLAAKWAKVPAIINSITGLGYVFNERGLLMRTSMMLYKFALSGRPRVIFQNNDDYQLFVSNALIKKTNAQVILGSGVNTKVFYPNTIKRSDANLQFLLVSRMLWSKGISEYISAAERVKKQYPETKFILAGGASGGGAKGNPDAIPEKWLNEVNARGIAKWIGRIPFEDVMILLDNSDVVVLPSYYPEGVPRSLIEAAAKGKPIITTNTPGCKEVVVDGVNGFFSSPKDVESLANCMLKFIREPELINKMGIESRKRAVDIFDEEKILEKTAGVYKKAGAL from the coding sequence ATGGAAAAAAAAGCTTTGTTTATTGCAAACACTGGTTTTGCATTATTTAATTATAGGCTTCAGTTAATGAAATTCCTATCCAATCAAGGATGGTCTGTTGTTGCAATAGCCAATGATGAAGCAGATTATGTTAATAAATTTTCAAATATAGGTATAAGATTTATAAATATTAATATCGATCATAAGGGAAAAAATCCTATTGCTGATGTTGCTCTTATATGGCGACTGAAGTCACTTTATAATCAGGAATCGCCATCGCTTGTGCATCATTTTACCATAAAACCCGTTATTTTTGGCTCATTAGCTGCTAAATGGGCAAAGGTTCCTGCTATTATAAATTCAATTACAGGATTAGGCTATGTATTTAATGAACGTGGTCTCTTAATGCGCACCTCGATGATGCTTTATAAGTTTGCCTTATCTGGTCGGCCACGGGTGATTTTCCAAAATAATGATGACTATCAGTTGTTTGTCTCGAATGCTCTCATAAAAAAAACCAATGCTCAGGTTATTCTTGGTTCAGGAGTTAATACTAAAGTCTTTTATCCAAATACGATTAAGCGAAGCGACGCTAACTTACAATTTCTCCTTGTTTCAAGAATGCTTTGGAGTAAAGGCATAAGTGAATATATTAGTGCTGCAGAAAGAGTTAAAAAGCAGTACCCTGAAACCAAATTTATTTTGGCCGGTGGTGCATCTGGTGGTGGTGCAAAAGGAAATCCGGATGCAATTCCTGAAAAATGGCTAAATGAAGTTAATGCAAGAGGGATCGCTAAATGGATTGGACGTATCCCTTTTGAAGATGTGATGATTTTGTTAGACAATTCTGACGTAGTTGTTTTACCCTCATATTACCCGGAAGGCGTCCCCCGGTCATTAATAGAAGCTGCTGCTAAAGGAAAACCAATTATTACTACAAATACTCCAGGTTGTAAGGAGGTTGTTGTGGATGGCGTCAATGGTTTTTTTTCGTCACCAAAAGACGTTGAATCATTAGCAAATTGTATGCTCAAGTTTATTCGAGAGCCAGAGTTGATAAATAAAATGGGTATAGAAAGCCGCAAACGGGCAGTAGATATCTTTGATGAAGAGAAAATTTTAGAAAAAACAGCTGGAGTTTATAAGAAAGCAGGGGCATTATAG
- a CDS encoding ABC transporter ATP-binding component: MIRLNTVNLVFGSKVILDTVSLHIQRNDRIGLIGPNGTGKSTLFKIVCRCIEPSAGTIIFAKNTSIGYLPQEGFVFKKKTIFEEASSAFEDILSLKNQINKIHTQLEDSSLQDEDRQALLDHYVHLQHQLEVVNGAKVNAETGKVLKGMGFKEADFERSINTFSGGWQMRVALSKLLLQEPNLLLLDEPTNHLDIDSILWLEEYLKEFKGGLIIISHDRAFLDRNVSKIWELEKGDISEYYGNYSFYEAEKEKRKELQIARYTNQQKRIKEVERFIERFRAKNTKASQVQSRIHMLEKMEREELPEDTVEQVKFRFRTSKQSGVTVLDVKDVSHIYDGRFIFQDICFSIERGEKVALVGQNGSGKSTLSRIIAGIEQPYSGTIKMGHNVLSEYFAQEHAEKLNNNNTLLQEIESVAPFSMIPHVRHILGAFLFSGDDVFKTVNVLSGGEKSRLSLAKMLLKSANFLILDEPTNHIDITTKKILKDALLDYTGSVLIVSHDRDFLDGLVSKVYELRNGKIHIHLGSFKDFLEKKASALHMEIAETEMRDTSSSKSEDCGSQKQQYLQKKEQNARKRKLTKEVQTVEEHIALLEVQKKEFDHVFSDVTLYNDKERSVEINKQYKVLTEELNSLYKRWEIAHTELESLHNKYII, from the coding sequence ATGATTCGCCTGAACACTGTCAACCTGGTTTTTGGTAGTAAGGTTATTTTAGATACCGTTTCTCTGCACATTCAGAGAAATGATAGAATTGGTCTCATTGGCCCTAATGGTACAGGGAAATCGACCCTGTTCAAAATTGTTTGTAGATGTATCGAACCTAGTGCAGGCACGATTATTTTTGCAAAAAATACCAGCATTGGCTATCTGCCTCAGGAGGGTTTTGTCTTTAAGAAAAAAACTATTTTTGAAGAAGCGAGTTCCGCCTTTGAAGACATCCTTTCCTTGAAAAATCAGATTAATAAAATTCATACTCAATTGGAGGATTCTTCTCTGCAGGATGAAGATCGCCAAGCGCTCCTTGATCACTATGTACACCTGCAACATCAACTCGAGGTTGTCAATGGTGCCAAGGTTAATGCAGAGACAGGCAAGGTCTTAAAAGGTATGGGTTTTAAAGAAGCAGATTTTGAAAGGAGTATCAATACCTTTAGCGGTGGATGGCAGATGCGAGTAGCTCTCTCGAAACTATTACTCCAGGAGCCCAATCTACTCCTCTTAGATGAACCAACAAACCATTTAGATATCGATTCTATCCTTTGGCTGGAAGAATACCTGAAAGAATTTAAAGGAGGATTGATTATCATATCACACGATCGGGCCTTTCTGGACAGGAATGTTAGTAAGATTTGGGAGTTAGAAAAGGGAGATATTTCTGAATACTATGGTAATTATTCCTTTTATGAAGCTGAGAAAGAAAAGCGTAAAGAGTTGCAGATTGCACGATATACCAATCAGCAGAAAAGGATTAAAGAGGTTGAGCGATTTATAGAAAGGTTCAGGGCTAAGAATACTAAGGCTTCTCAGGTGCAAAGCCGGATACATATGCTTGAAAAGATGGAGAGAGAAGAACTGCCCGAAGATACGGTAGAACAAGTAAAATTTAGATTTCGTACATCGAAACAAAGTGGTGTAACAGTACTTGATGTTAAAGATGTCTCACACATATATGACGGACGTTTCATCTTTCAGGATATTTGTTTTTCGATTGAAAGAGGGGAGAAGGTAGCTCTTGTAGGACAAAACGGATCAGGAAAATCTACGCTGTCACGTATCATAGCAGGTATTGAACAGCCATACTCCGGGACTATCAAGATGGGGCATAATGTCCTTTCTGAGTATTTTGCCCAGGAGCATGCGGAAAAATTAAACAACAATAATACCTTATTACAAGAAATCGAATCTGTTGCTCCCTTTTCCATGATTCCTCATGTTCGGCACATATTAGGTGCTTTTCTCTTTTCGGGCGATGATGTTTTCAAGACAGTTAATGTCTTAAGCGGTGGTGAGAAGTCCCGTTTATCCCTTGCCAAGATGCTTCTAAAATCTGCAAATTTTTTAATCCTGGACGAGCCGACCAATCATATTGATATTACTACCAAGAAGATTCTCAAGGATGCATTGTTGGATTATACAGGAAGTGTGTTGATTGTATCCCATGATAGAGACTTTTTGGATGGTTTAGTCTCCAAGGTTTATGAATTGCGAAATGGCAAGATTCATATTCATTTAGGAAGTTTTAAGGATTTTCTTGAAAAGAAGGCGTCTGCATTGCATATGGAAATTGCAGAGACTGAGATGAGGGATACATCCTCTTCAAAATCAGAGGATTGTGGTTCTCAAAAACAACAGTACTTGCAAAAAAAGGAGCAAAATGCCAGAAAACGTAAGCTCACAAAGGAGGTCCAAACCGTTGAAGAACATATTGCTCTTCTTGAGGTGCAAAAAAAGGAATTCGATCATGTTTTTTCAGATGTAACATTATACAATGATAAAGAAAGGTCTGTAGAAATCAATAAACAGTATAAAGTTCTCACGGAGGAATTGAACTCCCTTTATAAGAGATGGGAGATAGCTCATACTGAATTAGAATCTCTCCATAATAAATATATTATATGA
- a CDS encoding putative methyltransferase, translating to MKKNMLRETVYAFNNTDIVATYDFDMDVWHPNRTKMALVVCEILPFYTNDNLRILDLGVGTGYLTHKIIETFPNARVVAVDAAELMIEKAKLRLKDHLKQITFQTSTFQELPDKEATLSPLDVVVSSFALHHLYKEEKLILFKYIHSILKPNGWFINCDIFKATDTVLEDRFRYLHRLGIQQRIKRIKHQEKSIDQISSELIEKEKKDGDHPLFLMEDMELLKKAGFRTTECFWKEYREAVYGGIK from the coding sequence ATGAAAAAAAATATGTTAAGAGAAACGGTTTATGCTTTTAATAATACCGATATTGTTGCCACCTATGATTTTGATATGGATGTGTGGCATCCTAATCGTACAAAAATGGCGTTGGTTGTATGTGAGATACTGCCTTTTTATACGAACGATAATTTGAGGATATTAGACCTTGGTGTAGGAACGGGTTATCTTACTCACAAGATTATTGAAACATTTCCCAATGCAAGGGTTGTTGCGGTAGATGCTGCTGAACTTATGATAGAGAAGGCTAAATTAAGGCTAAAAGATCACCTCAAACAAATAACGTTTCAAACCTCTACTTTTCAGGAGTTGCCAGATAAAGAAGCTACTCTTTCTCCTCTGGATGTTGTAGTCTCCTCTTTTGCTCTTCATCATTTATATAAAGAAGAAAAACTTATACTATTCAAGTATATACATTCAATATTAAAACCAAATGGCTGGTTTATAAATTGTGACATCTTTAAGGCAACTGATACGGTACTTGAAGATCGATTCCGGTATTTACACCGTTTGGGAATACAACAAAGGATAAAAAGGATTAAACATCAAGAGAAGTCTATTGATCAAATCTCTTCAGAATTGATAGAAAAGGAGAAAAAGGACGGAGACCATCCTTTATTTCTTATGGAGGACATGGAGCTTCTGAAAAAGGCTGGATTTCGTACAACAGAGTGCTTCTGGAAAGAATACCGGGAAGCAGTGTATGGTGGTATAAAATGA
- a CDS encoding ABC transporter ATP-binding component has protein sequence MVMKKEEFFSEDILSGKLYERTVIRQLLSYILRYKVSGILSVLMVMITTVLFLLGPYLFGYAIDNGINKGDTLLLYKLALALLGIETVRLLLVIAQSYNIQAIGQKVMLDMRMELFNHVQSLPISFFDKNPVGRTITRLTNDIAAVGELFSAGVIVVIADICIIIGIFVAMFMLKPELALITLALLPVIIIIALWFGTRMKNSFREIRRKLARINAYLNENLTGMKVIQLFNREKKNYDKFNEINNDYLKEQVKYIRYFAVFQPSINIVSALTVGLILWYGAIRYANNLLTLGVLVAFLSYIHSLFEPIRDIVEKYNIFQGAMASLERIFSLMKEPSEADYIIPNPSREISKSDFKGAIKFDHVWFSYNGHSYVLKDISFQIEPGQSAALVGVTGSGKTSIVNVLTRLYEIQKGIICLDQIDIRKLEKIGLRHVIGLVSQDVFLFAGTLRDNITLFKPISDSEILGTIEELGLMPFIKRMPKELDMEILERGANLSVGERQFISLSRIIIYDPRVLIFDEATSSMDPISEILIQNAIQKISQSRTSIFIAHRLSTILHCDKIIVINKGEKAEEGSHEELLRLGGLYSQLYKIYKREELMSHA, from the coding sequence ATGGTTATGAAAAAAGAAGAGTTTTTTAGTGAAGATATTTTATCGGGTAAATTATACGAGAGAACGGTTATACGACAGTTATTATCTTATATTCTGCGTTATAAGGTATCCGGCATTTTATCCGTTCTTATGGTGATGATTACCACTGTCTTATTTTTGCTAGGCCCTTATCTTTTTGGATATGCCATTGATAATGGTATAAACAAAGGAGACACATTATTACTATACAAGCTAGCATTAGCCTTGCTAGGAATTGAAACAGTGCGATTACTCCTGGTAATAGCGCAGAGTTATAATATCCAAGCCATTGGACAAAAGGTTATGCTCGATATGCGCATGGAACTTTTTAACCATGTCCAATCACTTCCTATTTCTTTTTTCGATAAAAATCCTGTTGGAAGGACCATTACACGTTTAACGAATGATATTGCAGCCGTTGGAGAACTCTTTTCGGCTGGTGTTATTGTGGTAATTGCGGATATTTGCATCATCATCGGTATCTTTGTGGCCATGTTTATGTTAAAACCGGAACTTGCACTTATCACACTCGCCCTTCTCCCTGTTATTATCATAATCGCCCTCTGGTTTGGCACCCGTATGAAAAATTCATTTCGAGAAATCCGGCGCAAGTTGGCACGTATCAATGCCTATCTCAATGAAAATCTTACCGGGATGAAGGTTATCCAGCTCTTTAACCGGGAGAAAAAGAATTATGATAAATTTAATGAGATCAACAATGACTATTTGAAAGAACAAGTTAAATACATTCGTTATTTTGCTGTATTTCAACCCTCGATTAATATCGTGAGTGCATTAACTGTTGGTCTAATCCTCTGGTACGGCGCTATACGATATGCAAATAATCTTCTCACTTTGGGAGTATTGGTAGCATTTCTCTCATATATTCACAGCTTATTCGAACCAATCAGGGATATCGTGGAAAAGTATAATATCTTTCAAGGTGCTATGGCATCACTGGAGCGCATCTTTTCTCTTATGAAAGAACCATCTGAGGCCGATTACATCATCCCGAATCCCAGCAGAGAAATTTCCAAAAGTGACTTCAAAGGAGCAATAAAATTTGACCATGTTTGGTTTAGCTATAATGGTCATAGTTATGTATTAAAGGATATCTCATTTCAAATAGAACCAGGTCAATCTGCCGCTTTGGTAGGTGTAACGGGTAGTGGAAAAACATCTATTGTAAATGTATTAACACGGCTTTATGAGATCCAAAAGGGTATAATCTGTCTGGATCAGATTGATATACGAAAATTAGAAAAAATTGGATTACGGCACGTTATTGGATTAGTAAGTCAAGATGTCTTTTTATTTGCAGGTACGTTACGAGACAATATTACTTTATTTAAACCCATATCAGACTCTGAGATATTAGGCACCATCGAGGAATTGGGATTGATGCCGTTTATAAAACGGATGCCAAAGGAGCTCGATATGGAAATCCTGGAGCGAGGCGCAAATCTCTCCGTAGGTGAACGCCAATTTATCTCTCTTTCCAGAATCATAATCTACGACCCACGGGTATTAATCTTTGATGAGGCAACATCAAGCATGGACCCCATATCAGAGATATTAATCCAAAACGCTATTCAGAAAATTTCTCAAAGCAGAACATCCATCTTCATCGCACACCGGCTCTCTACTATCCTTCACTGCGATAAGATCATCGTAATAAACAAAGGAGAAAAAGCAGAAGAAGGGAGTCATGAAGAACTACTCCGACTTGGTGGTCTCTATAGCCAATTATACAAAATATACAAGAGAGAAGAGTTGATGAGCCATGCATAA
- a CDS encoding ABC transporter ATP-binding component: MLIKKFREFWEKNLIYRVFVKKYKRYFIIGTLSLIAVDIINIFPPLIIKKALDILSKEVSLTKIVILSALYILLSFFQGICRYVWRMYFIGTSFRCDYDLRMAFFGHIETLSEKFFQKYKTGDLMSRATNDMSAVRMAVGPGLLVGLDAIFYFFVIPPIILYLSPKLSFYTFLLMPLIPFIAYKIKDVIDKRFRSVQEQFSRISEKVQENISGIRIVKSFNMSQQEEKTLLKLGKNFMKKNLKLAIPQSLLGPVFEYTTYMGVIILLLIGGRMVIEGVITLGTLVAFQRYISMMVWPMTAVGWSLSLLQRGNASMKRIDEVMNEKPEIISKNNVTYIPHGEIEFRDIHIQYDSNKEWILKGVNLKIPAGQRIAIVGPIGSGKSTLVNLIPRIIPVPDKSLFIGGMDINTIHIKALRKIIGFVPQDTFLFSERVVDNILFGVEDEKSISYSAQKIAQMAVIEKEIQQLPNQFDSYLGERGVNLSGGQKQRITIARALAMHPDIIILDDCLSAVDARVEGAILKNIQKYFAGKTLLVVTHRLPAIRNFDMIVVMENGMIVEKGTHEQLIKINGLYTSLYSKEALEEKLIQ; encoded by the coding sequence ATGCTGATAAAGAAGTTTCGGGAATTTTGGGAAAAGAACCTTATCTATAGGGTGTTTGTAAAAAAGTATAAACGCTATTTTATTATAGGAACTCTATCGCTTATCGCTGTAGATATAATTAACATCTTCCCGCCACTTATTATAAAAAAGGCACTTGATATCCTTTCTAAAGAGGTAAGTCTTACAAAGATTGTAATCCTTTCCGCCTTATACATCCTGTTGAGCTTCTTTCAGGGAATATGTCGGTATGTCTGGAGAATGTATTTTATTGGAACATCCTTTCGTTGTGATTACGATCTCCGCATGGCCTTCTTTGGGCATATCGAAACACTTTCCGAAAAATTTTTCCAAAAATATAAAACAGGTGATCTTATGTCAAGGGCTACGAATGACATGAGCGCCGTTCGTATGGCTGTAGGCCCCGGATTATTGGTAGGGCTGGATGCAATATTTTATTTTTTTGTAATACCACCGATTATTCTGTATTTGTCTCCCAAATTATCTTTCTATACATTTTTATTAATGCCATTAATACCCTTCATTGCATATAAAATTAAGGATGTTATCGATAAACGATTTCGGAGTGTCCAGGAACAGTTTTCGAGAATTAGTGAAAAGGTGCAAGAGAACATATCAGGTATCCGTATTGTAAAATCCTTTAATATGTCTCAACAGGAAGAAAAAACCCTCTTGAAACTAGGTAAGAATTTTATGAAGAAAAACCTTAAGCTCGCTATTCCTCAGTCTCTCCTGGGGCCGGTATTCGAATATACAACCTATATGGGTGTTATTATTTTACTTCTCATCGGTGGGAGGATGGTTATTGAAGGAGTTATTACCCTGGGTACTCTGGTTGCCTTCCAGCGTTATATCTCAATGATGGTCTGGCCCATGACCGCCGTTGGATGGAGTCTATCCCTCTTGCAGCGTGGAAACGCCTCTATGAAGCGTATTGATGAGGTAATGAATGAAAAGCCTGAAATTATTTCAAAAAATAATGTAACATACATACCTCATGGCGAAATCGAATTTAGGGATATCCATATTCAATATGATAGTAACAAGGAATGGATTCTCAAGGGTGTAAACCTGAAAATTCCTGCGGGACAAAGAATCGCTATTGTGGGACCAATAGGGAGTGGAAAATCGACATTGGTAAACCTGATTCCCCGTATAATCCCGGTACCGGATAAAAGTCTTTTTATCGGCGGTATGGATATCAATACGATACATATTAAGGCCTTGCGGAAAATTATCGGCTTCGTTCCACAAGATACATTCCTTTTTTCGGAAAGAGTTGTGGATAACATATTATTTGGTGTAGAGGATGAGAAAAGCATTTCCTATAGTGCTCAAAAAATTGCTCAAATGGCAGTGATTGAGAAAGAAATTCAGCAACTCCCGAACCAATTTGACAGCTATTTGGGTGAACGCGGGGTTAACCTATCAGGTGGACAAAAGCAACGTATTACCATTGCCCGTGCATTGGCTATGCATCCGGATATTATCATACTCGATGATTGCCTTTCCGCCGTGGATGCGCGAGTAGAGGGTGCAATACTGAAAAATATACAAAAATATTTTGCTGGTAAAACCCTCCTGGTCGTAACGCACAGACTCCCTGCTATCAGAAACTTTGATATGATTGTAGTTATGGAAAATGGTATGATAGTCGAAAAGGGAACACATGAGCAACTTATTAAAATCAACGGTTTATATACCTCCTTATACAGCAAAGAAGCGTTGGAAGAAAAATTAATCCAATAG